The genomic window TAATTAGCTGATTAATTGAAACACGAATTGATTGGTTTAATGGCAAAAAAGACTGACCTGCAACTAAAAGCTCTGATACTACTGACCACGTTTTCAGAACTTCTTCTCCTGCTACTCTGCAATTTGCATAATTTGCTTTCAACAgttaactttatgttttctcttaGTTGTCTTTCTTTCCATAGACGCTACATCTGGTCTGGCATTACGCTTGGCTGTGATTTCTTCCTGAGAGGAGCATCAGCTGAGATAACGCTGCCATCAAATAATCGttctcctttcctctcctctcctaaTATTTACGTTTTATCTTCATGAACATAGAAAGCACTCCTACtcctttccatttctttttgtgtatctgctctgtcttcttAAATCCACAGTCATACtcagccaggttctggttctgctgcatttttcttcctgttaaaagtgGAATTTTGTTCCTCTCCGCTGTTGCTACTTGCTCGGCATGAGAGACTGCTATAAAGTCAAAGACAACGCAAGCGATTGTCGCTACGTGCTTGTCCATGAAAGGTGAACGCTGAAAATCAACGGCTCAACGTAATCTGCTGGGTCTTCTTAgataaaaaactttttcaactactttgaataattagcTGAACTTCCTGCACAGTTTCACAACTGGGATGAACTGGAATGCATGTGTGATTGAATTGGTGAAGTGTCTTGAGACGACGCtgtagaaataaaactgaagctgAACAGCAAAAGTAAACCTATAATAGTTACCTGATGCCTGTGGGTGTGTTTATTTCATTGGCAAGGATATCTTCAACCACACTCTTGCTGGCTTTCTTTGGAGTCTCTTCAGTGATGACCTCTTCCACAACCTGCCAGTGTAGCATCAAACATTCTCAAACAAACTCACACCAACGTGCAACCATTTATAAAACTAGATGGAAAAGCGCGACTCGCCTTGGTTTGTcgtctgctgctggttctgactgtGACGGGAGCTTTTCCTCTGCTCCTTACAGGTTTCTCAACCACAGGAACCGGTTCGGGTTCAGGGGGAACGATCTCCTCTGAATAAGGAGGAAACAAACCACACACTTTCTTAAAGGTCTATATAGGACTactaaatgtgttttactggCTATTTTCCTCCCAACAAACCTATTCAtgtccaaaaaatatatatcacaaGGGAAGTGATCAGTGCTCACCATCTTCTTTGTCACTATAGTGGTCAGAGTTTGTGTTGCCGTTCTGGTTGCTGTCTGCTTTGGGGAGAGTTGTGACGTCTGTAGGAGCTGCAGGTTCGGCCGCATGCTCGTCCAGAAgcttctgcagcttcttctcGTACACCTTACGGGTCGAAGCTGAGAAGACAGAGAAAAGCTTTTTCTCCAAAGAGGACGAATGGCATGATGCGTGATGTTCTGCTTCAGGGAGCAATGGCTGCAAGCATGCCCATTCAAAACCGGCTGATGCGTCACCactattgtttttaatttcggTTTCTGGAAAGAAACAATTCATAtctactttctttttcattttccgACAGATTCGAATACAGAACTTGAAGCCGTATCTGTCATTAACTCGGTCCAGGTTAACTATAAAGAAGTCACAAGTGCAAACAGATATTTTACGTGACAGTAGTAAGATTGTAAAATAGCCTTTACAATCTTTCTTCTATTATTGACCCAGAGCCGTTAGATTGAGACAACTTTTTTCCAATTTCTAAAGACAAACTAAGGATATTTTTCCAATAGTAAACAGCTTCCATTTTCAGTTCAATAACCATTTTacacaaatcacattttaatgcatcatTTTAAGTGAAGTCCGTCAcataattacaataatttaaCACGATTTTATGACtgatacattttgcatttctacatctgtattttagttttattatcctattttagtttattaaataattttaacactATTGTGACATTTATCCATGTTTTACTCACAGAAGTCCTCTTGATATTCATCTActtaaagtttcacattttttaaaactaaagtcATAACTTTAGATTGTAGTACTTTTTATTAACTTCCATTCAATTTAAAAACTCGATTTGTGTCTAACTTGTAAACTTTACTAATAAATTCCTAATACTAAACTTAATtcacacagcagctccaaccctAACTATACAAATAGTTAAGGTTAACAAAAAACTTGATTATTTGACCTAAAAACAGGtgaaattttacataaaataaacaagtttaCACTACATATTTTAAGTTGTGAAGCTTGACAGACATGATGTCTTTGTAAGGGTTTAATTTAAGGATTTATCCAAATGCTTTATGGCttatttaagtgaaataaaaaaaaattattcattcatttaattttatataatttacaaTGCGCATGCTAACGAATTGATTTTCAGAAATGAACTTTTACCcgattaaaaatttaaaagggagagtttaaattttaataacatGTGCGTGCTGTGTGGATCTGAGAAAACTCACCAACAATAGGTCCAGTGTCCACACCATGCTTTGCCAGCTGTTGTTTCAAATCTTCATCTGTGAGCTCCgtcacctccacctcctctgtGCGCGGCTTATCCGTCTTTTTCGTTGCTTTCtggttagaaaataaatttaaagagTACATAAAGAGCAGGTTTCAATTAGAGCAACGAGGATTACCAGgagggagaaaacaaaacaaaaagaaatcacaacTTTTTAATCAGACGACGGCCCGCAGACAGCCTcacttgggggaaaaaaaaaaaataatccatgcAGCCTTTGAATCAAACTTACTCTTCCAGAGCGGCTCCTGTTGGAAACAACCGGGGTGGGCAGCTCTTCGTCGCTGGAGAATGTGTCTAAAGGCGGGCTCTTCTTGTTGTTCTGTATGGTCAGGTTCTTCAGATACAACTGCACATAAACCTCCTTTTTCTGGTCTCCGCTCGGAAGCGGGACATTGTGCGCCGTGAGCTCGTTCTTTAGCTTATCTTTCGTGAGAACCGACGGATCTTCGAGAAATTCTGCCATACTAACTTATATGTAGAGATAGCCTTAAAACGACTTCAGAGTGCGGTTTCTTCCTTTACTGCTCGCAGCTCAGAGGAATTATCTACTCCAGTAAGCtgctccaaaaacaacaacagcagaaacGTGAGCGAATAGCGCTGTTGTCAAACAGAAGTGGCGCCTACCCGCTGCCTGCTCAACTAGCACCGCCAAAGCGTTTTATCAAAATAAACGTCCGCTTCTGCTTGTTAGCCTAGGAACAAAACTACTCCCATGTACCTTGGAATTTTTGGAAACGGGTCCACGCATATACTTGGCCAGAAACTCGCTCAAAATCCGGCATTAACGGGCTTTCAATTGAAatagttagcttagcttcaAACCGGTCCACTCGCGTCTGTCTGTCCGCGGCTGCAATAGGGCCACACAAGAAACTGTGCCGCTATTGGACGAGACGCTGCTGTGAGCTTTAATTTGATTGGCCGGTTATGAATGGCACAGAGGCAAGAAGCCGCCACAAAGGAACCGGACGAtgcgtttttgtttgttttatacacGATAGCTTTGTGTAAATACTGGCGACCAAATGTGCAGTGGGGTTTGAATATACGTGCTATGTAGGGTTTGATATCATGGAAAGCCGAGAAAGGTAGTTTAAGTTACTAATGTaaatcaatttttcttttaatttaatagtACCGACCATTTAATGGGTTTATTAGTTTCCAACTAATTTTAGTTATCATATAGCAAGGACTTTTCAGTTTCCCAGCCTATAATCagctaattttaataataacaacattACATAATGCAAATATTAAACGGTTTAGATTGAATCATCCCCCATATACCACAAGGGGGCAGCATATCCATATACTTATGTATTATAAAGAGGGATTTTTTGTAAGTCaatactcaaaataaaataactttgtaaAGTTTCTGTTCACTTTCAgtgaacttaaaagaaattgagaCAGAACACATTACTTGTGGCAATAATTGAAAATAATGGAtacatggaaagaaaaatgtccatAAGTTGTCAGAATAACTGTATTGATAGCTTAAAATTATTTGAGCCCTCTTAAGAAAATGCAGAGAATCCTAGAGTTAAAGGAgcaaaaaagagttaaattttTTCAGCTAACCTCTGACCCTTCACCGGGTATTCTTCAAAAGAATTAAGAGAAAATGAGACATGGAATGTGGAATCAGGGTTTTCTAAAACTGAATAGAACGAAAGCATATTCGTTTACATTCGAGACCTATCTAGAAGAATATGGCATTGTTTGAACATATGTTCCTGCCGTCTTTAAAGGGTCTCTGGGCGTGCAGGTCTCTAACACCACCAGCCCTAGAGGGCATTGCTTGGAAGTGACACTGAAGTGACTCCCCACCTGTCCAACTAACTAGCTCCTCTGGGGGACTTTCTgagatgctgctgcaggactCGAGCAATCGATGCTCGCCTCAGCTCCCAAACCACAGAGAACACAGCTTTTCAAGTATAGTTCAACTTTTCCACAGCAGATTTGCCAGTGGAGTGAAAGCGTAAAAACTGTTGAGCCCTTGAGAAACACCTCTTAAGCTTTCTTTGTGTGTAATTTGCACAGAAAACAAGGCTGTGGCCAAGAATCATACAGAGAGCCTCTTTAAGCATAACAGTCATGGCCTCTGAGAAATTATCAAAGCCTACTATTTAATCGTCAACGTTCATATTTTCAGAATgagatcatttaaaatgaaccaCCCCACCTGATGTCAACCAGAGAGAATATTTGACAACATTTATTGACAGATCATTCTTTACTGAACCAGGTGAACAAATGAAACAACTGGTCACAGACAGGCTTTCTTAATtgatttggaaagaaaaaatagtcagcaGTTACATAAAGTCAAACaggaaaattaattatgaaatgcTATGCGATGTTTGGAAATGACGGTGCGTGCCAAGTGAAGGCCAACATCCATCAGAAATGTTCTAACAGAGGATTTCTGATCATTGAGAAATATGTTGAACACAGACTCCTCAGTGGAGCGTATCTTGGATTTACAACCATTTCTGAACCCCAGTTATGCCAACGACAAAATTACCTTTCAAAAAGTCAACCCTTCCCATCCAGGGAATATCTGATCCAATTCTGCTGACGCAACCAAGCTTTGGCTTGCAGTACACCGTTTATATCACACATGCCCCTTCTACGGCTTACATCTGCTGCTCAgtccagatttatttttcatttccaaatTTACACAACActgattaaaataatcaaaaaaatttATATGATCATGCTCCACGGTaacttttgtgtttgtctcGACTAATCTGTCACCACAATCTCGTATCCCCCAATGATTCTATAGCTAAATGCCAAACCAATTAAGTTGAGCTTCTTTGCAGTTTCCTGCACAAAAATGAGGGTGTGATGTGAGCCGCAGGGCCAGTGTATCTCAGCAGAGTTGGGATTTGTGTCTCCTGGCCTCTGAACAGCCATGTAGAAATGCTAACACAgtatattttcatcttttgacAACCTAAACTCTACTTTAAGGACACACACACTTACTTACTTAGATATTTCtgtcaaaaggaaaaatgagACTGCTTCTCTGGCCTTGTTGATGCCCAGTTGGCTGCCTGCCTATTTGTATCAAAGGCACTACTCCGTTTATTTgcattactattatttttttgggcTTCTTCCGTTTTATTTGGCACTTTAATACAAAGACACACTTGCTCGTGTCCTCACTGAACTTAAGGCAAACGTTATTGGTTATGAAGTGAGTGAAGACACCCACGCTGAGGAAGCCATGGCACATTTCGTCGGATCATTTGTTGGAAACCTTATTGTTCGTGTTGAATGGATGTATACAGTTTGAGCTTAACAAATATCCAGActatagaaaaaacaaaaacacaaaatgtttttcctcgTTGTCTAACAATAAGACAGCACGCTTTTCCTGTTATCACTTAGTTAGGATTACCACAACTATTTTTATTAGCCGGAATGCCAGCTCAGAGGTTTACATACCCCAACATTACTATTTCAAACAATTTaagaaagcccagatgatgTATTTCAAACATTTGAGCTCATTAGAGGCACACTTGTGAATGTAATTTAAGGCAGCAACTTAAACACACTGTCTACTTGTGTGACATGGTGGGAAATTAAATCGGCCAAGATACATGGGAGACAATTTTAGGCTTCCTCGTGCCCGTTTCAACTTTTACCATAATTTCTACGCAtttgaattattaaacaatGCAACCTATTGCAATTACCCCACGGAAGTTCTGTCTTCGCGCCAATAAAGGTGTCTCCGGTAGAGATCTGTTTATtggtttgtggttgcaatgtgacaaaaatgtaaaataagttcAAGGGATTTGAATACCTCTACTTGGTGGGTAAGTTGGGTAAGAAATGTGTCAGTGCCCTATAATAGGTAACCAGAACTGTTGAGGCaaggtaaaaaattattttatagacTCAAGCCCTCAGCTCTGGCTGATTAATACATTAgtctaatttttttctcttttcaaataacttattttaaattactaTTGCGAAAGGCCTTATTGCAACTTCAAGTCTACAAAAACTAATCAAGGTCTACCAGCAGGTGGGCCTTTTCGAAACATGCCTGACAAGGCTGAGCAGTTCGGCAGATGAAATGAGAGGGCGATCTCACAAAGGTGACTGCCAGGCTCTTTGGGTTGACAGGAAAGAACTATTTCCGTGCTTAACTTGGCTGACTCTTAACAGGCTCGCCTCTGCTTAGTTTTCCTGTCCGCATGGTTGAACACTGGTACTGGACCAGTTGTGATAGAGCCAAAGTGCTCTCAGAAGACTTGATATCCCACTGCTGTTCCCTTTGACTGTTTTATGTCCTTGGTGGATGTTTCAAGTCCAGTGACCTCTTTCTTAATTGAGTCGTTTTGCCTCGTCTCTAAGCTAGCCTTGTGAATGAGAAGTGGATAATTAACGGAGACTTAACAGCACTTGTCGGTGCAAGTGCCAGATCAGCGAACATGCCAGCAGCCCAgttgtttcaacattttatattttttttgcaaaggttGGCAGGTTTTGAGCTCAATTTCCAATAAAGTTCCTGAAAAGAAAACGAAGTGGATTTTATCAAAGCTGCCAACAAGTTACCTCTTTAGGGATCTTTGTGTGAGGTGCCTCTGTAGACTGAGTTAAATGTGCTTGTGATTTCCTCACCGGTCGATGTGGGGGTTTTTTCGGTGTCAAGTTATTCTAAGTAATAGCCCTCAGCTCTGTATCTACAATGGCCAAGACAAACCTGGTACTTCAGCTGATACAATCTTATCTGTTTAATCTTGAAAATGGAAACGTTCGGGCCTCCGTGTCTCGCTGCTGGTATGAACTGCTCCCAGACTGGCCCCTTTCAGCAGAGCTCATCATcatgttggggggggggggggcactAGCTGTCATGTTTACCACTCTTCCAGGAGGCGGTCTTGAAGGCTACAATCTTGTATCAGCTCACAGTTTTCGGTAGTAAAATTTCAGGTTTCTATCAATGCTCCGAAGCCTCACAGCTTGACTCGGCGGTGCCAGCGGTGAAGGACAAATGTGCCAAGTCTGGTGGGTTTGGCACTTTTCACACCCCCTGGCGTCCAACACAGATGTATCCAGCTGAGGTACAATAATTTGACACCTTTTAAGCAGTTGGACCCTTTAGCGTGACAACcactgctttgttttatattcCTGCCTATTTTGAACGCAATAAAAAATTACAGTCAGCAACAtctaaactgtgtttttatccaCTTTGGACCTCTGCCCTTTCCCACCCCTTTCAATTCCCTTTATTCCTCCCTTTCCTATGTGGGATTTAACGTACACTTTGTGGTAACCTTGCTAGGTTAtcgttttttttctatgttctCTCGCACTGAATAAAGGCTTGTTTCTCAGTGCCTGCTTGTTAAGACTTCAAGGACAGCTCCCTCCATCTGGTATTAAGTATTGCTGGTGCCAGTGTCGGGTTAACTGACACTCCTACACTTCTACTAATGGCAGCAAACATTCATCTCCTATGAGGTGCTCAccttggaaagaaaaagaagaaaaaaaaatcactaagcCCCTCATCCCCAATCACAGTGGGGCTCTCACCACCCACTGAATGAGACTATGGTCATGAAAAGGGGGATTGTTTCACATTCAGGCACACGAGAGCCAAAAAAGTAATATGCATGTTCTGTCATGGATTTGCTTTCCTTTCAATTCCAATGAGATGTTGAGAggtgttaaaagtaaaaagagaaaaatcagcattttac from Poecilia reticulata strain Guanapo linkage group LG6, Guppy_female_1.0+MT, whole genome shotgun sequence includes these protein-coding regions:
- the tmpob gene encoding thymopoietin b, which translates into the protein MAEFLEDPSVLTKDKLKNELTAHNVPLPSGDQKKEVYVQLYLKNLTIQNNKKSPPLDTFSSDEELPTPVVSNRSRSGRKATKKTDKPRTEEVEVTELTDEDLKQQLAKHGVDTGPIVASTRKVYEKKLQKLLDEHAAEPAAPTDVTTLPKADSNQNGNTNSDHYSDKEDEEIVPPEPEPVPVVEKPVRSRGKAPVTVRTSSRRQTKVVEEVITEETPKKASKSVVEDILANEINTPTGISATCRRPIRGAAGRPLKPSEYWLDESRVQRTVHTESRSYTETYSQPISSASSSKAPPRRGFLSLLIKLLLLVVVVGSLYYAYQNLSSDQINVLKGLLDAVVIPVQSAVETAANYLGISGGTAAAIGSPDN